A stretch of Kaistella flava (ex Peng et al. 2021) DNA encodes these proteins:
- a CDS encoding erythromycin esterase family protein: protein MKFQNLQNKFFIILAFTLLACSTTLPTNKNTETVKIAAAKTIDKAIPYYPLENEKDLDVLLNAINDARVVLLGESTHGTHEYYKWSEEITKRLVTEKGFNLVLVEGDWADSYKVNQFIKGPLQDSIAAVKLLKVYDRWPEYMWGNYEIASMIFWLNQFNQEKADEKKVGFYGLDLYSFWDWSEPNNIVKDTILINAEKKVRKTFTSYNNSALTYSRKVEDLKVNHQNLTENLSKIITERYGKTGATKESTFLMQQEALLALEGERYFRTMVTNRQKSWNIRDTYMAETIKRILLFYGENAKAVIWIHNAHSGDVDYSNMKGAYTSVGKILKNELGSKQVFTSAFGTYEGYVMTGYPWYSTIKKNQPLSKAKKGSWEYVLHELGPENKILISKDFEKNHRYNQSIPFRSVGASFSGTNEVYGTSIIPKRYDAFLYIDSTTALHPITR, encoded by the coding sequence ATGAAATTCCAGAATCTTCAAAATAAGTTTTTTATCATTTTAGCTTTTACATTATTAGCTTGCAGTACAACTTTGCCAACGAATAAAAATACTGAAACGGTAAAAATAGCAGCAGCCAAAACTATTGACAAAGCCATTCCATATTATCCTTTGGAAAATGAAAAGGATCTTGATGTTTTATTAAATGCTATTAATGATGCCCGTGTTGTTTTGCTTGGAGAATCTACTCACGGAACCCACGAATATTATAAATGGAGTGAGGAAATTACCAAAAGATTGGTCACAGAAAAAGGCTTCAATCTTGTTTTGGTTGAAGGAGACTGGGCAGATTCTTACAAAGTAAACCAATTTATCAAAGGACCTCTTCAAGATAGTATTGCAGCTGTAAAATTATTAAAGGTTTATGATCGCTGGCCAGAATATATGTGGGGTAATTATGAAATAGCCTCGATGATTTTTTGGCTTAACCAGTTTAATCAAGAAAAAGCTGATGAAAAAAAAGTTGGATTTTATGGGCTCGATCTTTATAGCTTTTGGGATTGGTCTGAACCAAATAATATTGTAAAAGACACAATATTGATTAATGCCGAAAAAAAAGTGCGAAAAACCTTTACCTCTTATAATAACAGCGCACTCACCTATTCCAGAAAGGTCGAAGATCTAAAGGTTAACCATCAAAATCTTACCGAAAATTTATCTAAAATAATCACAGAACGTTATGGCAAAACCGGAGCTACTAAAGAGTCAACTTTTCTGATGCAACAGGAAGCTTTACTTGCTCTGGAAGGAGAACGTTATTTTAGAACAATGGTTACCAATCGTCAAAAATCCTGGAATATCCGCGACACTTACATGGCAGAAACCATTAAAAGAATTTTACTTTTTTACGGAGAAAATGCTAAAGCGGTCATCTGGATACACAACGCACATTCCGGTGATGTCGATTATTCCAACATGAAAGGTGCTTATACCAGTGTAGGCAAAATACTTAAGAATGAATTAGGCAGCAAGCAAGTTTTCACTTCGGCTTTTGGAACCTATGAAGGGTATGTAATGACAGGTTATCCGTGGTATTCGACCATTAAAAAAAATCAACCTTTGTCTAAAGCAAAAAAAGGAAGTTGGGAATATGTGCTTCATGAACTTGGTCCTGAAAACAAAATTCTCATATCAAAAGACTTTGAAAAGAATCATCGTTATAACCAGAGTATTCCGTTTCGGTCGGTAGGCGCTTCATTTTCCGGAACCAATGAAGTTTATGGTACCTCAATTATTCCTAAACGATATGATGCTTTTTTATATATTGATTCCACAACTGCTCTTCATCCTATCACTCGTTAA
- a CDS encoding efflux transporter outer membrane subunit yields MKNNIFKIVGIILTTALCITNCGISKTYQAPTMEMSELYRDAETTDTTTIANLPYTTLFKDQKLQKLIAEGIANSYDLKVAVARIKQAEANFDQSKLQFLPNVSALAQVTQQGLSATQSRGFTANKQIFQLGGNASWEADIWGKLQSAKRGELALLLQSQAYQRTVQSLLIAHIANNYYNLLAMDKELEITLKTISYLKEDISTNKLLKTANRITEASVAQSEANLYATQVTIPDLKYSIRQTENALSILIARSPGPIDRGTIEEQEFDTVLQTGIPAQLLANRPDVQQAEYQLRYNFEHINNARTYFYPSLTITAQGGWQNTTLKTLFDPASLFYNLIGGLAQPIFNQGLNKQILAIAKAQYEENTANFYSTLLGAGQEVSNALFSYQMAEEKKNSRDEQLLALSKAVDYNRELLNYGYAQTSYLDVLTSQQSYLAAQLNQVSDQLQKLTAVVNLYQSLGGGWK; encoded by the coding sequence ATGAAAAATAATATATTTAAAATAGTTGGTATCATCTTAACAACAGCACTGTGCATTACTAATTGTGGTATTTCTAAAACATACCAAGCTCCAACTATGGAAATGAGCGAACTCTATCGAGATGCTGAAACTACGGATACTACGACCATCGCCAATCTTCCTTACACTACTTTATTTAAAGATCAGAAGTTACAGAAATTGATTGCGGAAGGCATTGCAAACAGTTATGATTTAAAAGTAGCCGTAGCTCGTATTAAGCAGGCAGAAGCGAACTTTGACCAAAGCAAACTCCAGTTTCTGCCAAATGTGAGTGCATTAGCTCAAGTTACACAACAAGGTTTGTCAGCAACTCAAAGTCGTGGATTTACCGCTAACAAACAGATTTTTCAATTGGGAGGAAATGCAAGTTGGGAAGCTGATATCTGGGGGAAATTACAAAGTGCAAAAAGAGGAGAATTGGCATTGCTGCTTCAGAGTCAAGCATACCAAAGAACCGTACAATCCCTGTTGATCGCCCATATTGCCAACAATTATTATAATTTACTCGCCATGGACAAAGAGTTGGAAATAACCCTTAAAACAATCAGTTATTTAAAAGAAGATATTTCTACCAATAAATTATTAAAAACAGCCAATAGAATTACCGAGGCGTCGGTGGCGCAAAGTGAAGCCAACCTTTATGCTACACAAGTAACCATTCCTGATCTTAAGTACAGCATCCGGCAAACCGAAAATGCATTGAGTATTTTAATCGCCCGATCTCCTGGACCTATAGATAGAGGAACTATTGAGGAACAGGAATTCGACACTGTATTACAAACCGGTATTCCAGCGCAATTATTGGCCAATCGACCAGATGTGCAGCAGGCCGAATATCAATTGCGTTATAATTTTGAACACATCAATAATGCACGAACTTACTTCTATCCATCTCTTACCATTACGGCGCAAGGTGGGTGGCAGAACACGACCCTAAAAACATTGTTTGATCCGGCATCTTTATTTTACAATCTCATCGGTGGATTAGCACAACCTATTTTTAATCAAGGCCTTAACAAACAAATATTAGCAATCGCAAAAGCGCAATATGAAGAAAACACCGCCAACTTCTATTCGACTTTATTAGGAGCGGGGCAAGAAGTTTCCAATGCATTATTTAGTTATCAAATGGCTGAAGAAAAAAAGAACAGCAGAGATGAACAGTTACTTGCTTTAAGCAAAGCAGTAGATTATAACAGGGAATTGCTTAATTACGGTTATGCACAAACTTCCTATCTGGATGTTCTGACTTCACAACAAAGTTATCTTGCGGCTCAACTAAATCAGGTCAGTGACCAATTGCAAAAATTGACCGCAGTTGTTAACCTTTATCAAAGTTTGGGCGGCGGCTGGAAATAA